In Fervidobacterium nodosum Rt17-B1, one genomic interval encodes:
- a CDS encoding carcinine hydrolase/isopenicillin-N N-acyltransferase family protein encodes MCDTMVALRSATADNSVIFAKNSDREPDEPHVGIFVKRKKHTEKKVKCTYIEIEQVPETYSCMLFKPSWIWGAEMGVNEYGVVIGNEAVFTKLISKEESLIGMDYVRLALERSKNAKEAVEVIINLIIWKILDLVIFKKSIRNKRFNNTSEVYESSELTFGSYNNY; translated from the coding sequence ATGTGCGATACAATGGTTGCATTACGCAGCGCAACAGCTGATAATTCTGTAATTTTCGCTAAAAATAGCGATAGGGAACCTGACGAACCTCATGTGGGAATATTTGTTAAAAGAAAAAAACATACGGAGAAAAAGGTAAAATGCACTTATATAGAAATAGAACAAGTGCCTGAAACATACTCATGTATGTTATTTAAACCATCTTGGATTTGGGGAGCAGAAATGGGGGTTAACGAATACGGAGTTGTAATAGGTAATGAAGCGGTATTTACCAAGTTAATCTCAAAAGAAGAATCTTTGATAGGAATGGATTATGTAAGATTGGCTCTTGAAAGATCAAAAAATGCAAAAGAAGCAGTTGAGGTTATAATAAACCTCATTATTTGGAAAATTTTAGATTTAGTAATTTTTAAAAAATCTATTCGGAATAAAAGATTTAATAATACCTCTGAAGTATATGAATCATCTGAATTAACATTTGGAAGCTACAATAACTATTAA